The Humulus lupulus chromosome 3, drHumLupu1.1, whole genome shotgun sequence genome window below encodes:
- the LOC133821986 gene encoding protein C2-DOMAIN ABA-RELATED 7 isoform X2, which produces MEKNTLGLLRIRVRRGHNLAVRDTLSSDPYVVVTMGNQKLKTRVVKNNCNPEWNDELTLSVTSFDTPITLTVYDKDTFTVDDKMGDADIDLKPYIECLKMGLKNLPEGCVVKRVQPTKQNCLSDESPCVWHDGKIVQDMSLRLRNVECGEVFVQIEWINLPGSNLFAGTDQFGVTN; this is translated from the exons ATGGAGAAGAACACGTTGGGACTTTTGAGGATTCGAGTACGAAGAGGGCATAATCTTGCTGTTCGTGATACCCTAAGTAGTGACCCTTATGTGGTTGTCACCATGGGTAATCAG AAACTGAAGACACGTGTGGTAAAAAACAACTGCAATCCTGAGTGGAATGATGAATTGACTCTCTCTGTAACATCTTTTGACACCCCAATTACTCTT ACAGTGTATGACAAGGACACATTTACAGTGGATGACAAAATGGGTGATGCAGATATAGACCTGAAACCGTACATAGAATGTCTGAAAATGGGACTGAAAAATCTGCCGGAAGGGTGTGTGGTGAAGAGGGTTCAACCCACCAAACAAAACTGCCTCTCTGACGAGAGCCCTTGTGTTTGGCACGACGGAAAAATTGTTCAGGACATGTCTCTCAGGCTCAGAAACGTCGAGTGCGGTGAAGTCTTTGTTCAGATCGAGTGGATTAATCTTCCAGGTTCTAATTTGTTTGCAGGAACCGATCAGTTTGGAGTTACAAATTAG
- the LOC133821986 gene encoding protein C2-DOMAIN ABA-RELATED 7 isoform X1, with protein MEKNTLGLLRIRVRRGHNLAVRDTLSSDPYVVVTMGNQMQKLKTRVVKNNCNPEWNDELTLSVTSFDTPITLTVYDKDTFTVDDKMGDADIDLKPYIECLKMGLKNLPEGCVVKRVQPTKQNCLSDESPCVWHDGKIVQDMSLRLRNVECGEVFVQIEWINLPGSNLFAGTDQFGVTN; from the exons ATGGAGAAGAACACGTTGGGACTTTTGAGGATTCGAGTACGAAGAGGGCATAATCTTGCTGTTCGTGATACCCTAAGTAGTGACCCTTATGTGGTTGTCACCATGGGTAATCAG ATGCAGAAACTGAAGACACGTGTGGTAAAAAACAACTGCAATCCTGAGTGGAATGATGAATTGACTCTCTCTGTAACATCTTTTGACACCCCAATTACTCTT ACAGTGTATGACAAGGACACATTTACAGTGGATGACAAAATGGGTGATGCAGATATAGACCTGAAACCGTACATAGAATGTCTGAAAATGGGACTGAAAAATCTGCCGGAAGGGTGTGTGGTGAAGAGGGTTCAACCCACCAAACAAAACTGCCTCTCTGACGAGAGCCCTTGTGTTTGGCACGACGGAAAAATTGTTCAGGACATGTCTCTCAGGCTCAGAAACGTCGAGTGCGGTGAAGTCTTTGTTCAGATCGAGTGGATTAATCTTCCAGGTTCTAATTTGTTTGCAGGAACCGATCAGTTTGGAGTTACAAATTAG
- the LOC133821989 gene encoding uncharacterized protein LOC133821989: MASTSFSISPQNFRSRKPSLAQKPSKTNNFSYFQFSSHFITKPICSKSYYSVAAKLYDNEMVVVDEEMDRIRRLQNGSDVRGVALEGEKGRTVDLTPAAVEAIAESFGEWVVAGLENENKNSNEVKVSLGKDPRITGPLLSGAVFAGLSRAGCAAFDMGLATTPACFMSTVLPPFSFDASIMMTASHLPYTRNGLKFFTKKGGLTSPEVEEICDKAARKYANRLSKVSTLLTNRPRSVNFMSAYAAHLREIIKQRINHPLHYDTPLQGFQIIVNAGNGSGGFFTWDVLDKLGADTFGSLHLNPNGMFPNHIPNPEDKVAMAMTRAAVLENTADLGIVFDTDVDRSGVVDNKGNPINGDKLIALMSAIVLREHPGTTIVTDARTSMALTRFITARGGHHCLYRVGYRNVIDKGVHLNEDGVVTHLMMETSGHGALKENYFLDDGAYMVVKIIIEMVRMKLEGSEEGIGSLIKDLEEPLESVELRMNIISEPKDAKAKGVEAIETFRQFIEEGKLEGWELDACGDCWVSEGCLVSSNDDPAAIDAHMYRAKVSDKDHGQYGWMHIRQSIHNPNIAINMQSSVPSGCHTMTRVLKEKFLLASGVHKVLDISQIEKYEKNGQVN, from the exons ATGGCTTCCACTTCCTTTTCAATTTCTCCTCAAAATTTCAGGTCTCGTAAGCCAAGCTTAGCCCAAAAACCTTCCAAGACCAACAACTTCAGCTACTTTCAATTCTCGTCTCATTTTATTACAAAACCCATTTGCTCAAAGTCTTATTATAGTGTTGCTGCCAAGTTATACGACAATGAAATGGTTGTCGTTGATGAAGAGATGGACAGAATTCGGAGGCTGCAAAACGGTTCGGACGTTCGAGGTGTGGCGTTGGAAGGGGAGAAGGGACGGACGGTGGATCTGACGCCGGCCGCCGTCGAGGCCATTGCGGAGAGTTTTGGTGAGTGGGTGGTGGCGGGGTTGGAGAATGAGAACAAGAATAGTAATGAAGTTAAGGTTTCGCTTGGGAAAGACCCAAGAATAACAGGACCGTTGTTGAGTGGCGCGGTGTTCGCCGGGCTCTCGCGCGCGGGTTGTGCGGCGTTTGACATGGGACTGGCCACCACTCCGGCTTGCTTCATGAGCACTGTGTTGCCTCCATTTTCCTTCGATGCTTCTATTATG ATGACGGCGTCCCACTTACCTTACACCAGAAATGGACTCAAATTTTTCACAAAGAAAGGAGGACTAACTTCACCGGAGGTTGAGGAGATATGCGACAAAGCTGCCCGTAAGTATGCGAATAGGCTTAGCAAGGTATCAACATTGCTCACCAATCGCCCCAGAAGTGTCAATTTCATGAGCGCTTATGCCGCTCACCTTCGAGAGATCATTAAGCAAAGGATCAACCATCCACTGCATTATGACACTCCCCTCCAAGGATTTCAG ATAATAGTGAACGCTGGAAATGGTTCAGGAGGGTTCTTCACATGGGATGTTTTAGACAAACTCGGCGCAGACACCTTCGGCTCACTGCACCTCAACCCAAACGGAATGTTCCCTAACCACATTCCCAACCCGGAGGACAAAGTCGCCATGGCGATGACAAGAGCCGCGGTGCTCGAAAACACGGCTGACCTAGGGATCGTGTTTGACACGGACGTGGACCGCAGCGGTGTGGTGGACAACAAGGGGAATCCAATCAATGGTGACAAGCTCATTGCTCTCATGTCGGCCATTGTGCTGAGGGAGCACCCTGGGACGACCATTGTGACCGATGCTCGTACTAGCATGGCGCTTACGAGATTCATCACCGCTAGAGGTGGTCACCATTGCTTGTATCGCGTTGGCTATAGGAACGTTATTGATAAGGGAGTGCACCTCAATGAGGACGGCGTTGTAACTCATCTCATGATGGAAACATCTGGCCATGGCGCTCTTAAAGAGAATTATTTTCTTGATGATG GAGCTTATATGGTGGTTAAGATTATCATTGAGATGGTACGGATGAAGCTTGAGGGATCAGAGGAAGGCATCGGTAGTCTCATAAAAGATCTGGAAGAACCATTGGAGTCCGTAGAGCTTAGAATGAACATAATCTCCGAACCTAAAGATGCAAAGGCAAAAGGCGTTGAAGCCATCGAAACATTCCGACAATTCATTGAG GAAGGGAAACTTGAAGGGTGGGAGTTGGACGCCTGTGGAGATTGCTGGGTGAGTGAAGGCTGCCTAGTCAGCTCAAACGACGACCCGGCCGCCATCGATGCTCACATGTACCG AGCAAAAGTTTCGGATAAAGATCATGGACAATATGGCTGGATGCACATACGACAGAGTATTCATAACCCAAATATAGCCATTAATATGCAGTCATCAGTGCCTAGTGGTTGCCATACAATGACAAGAGTTCTCA